From Hydra vulgaris chromosome 15, alternate assembly HydraT2T_AEP, one genomic window encodes:
- the LOC136092452 gene encoding uncharacterized protein LOC136092452, giving the protein MLLIKKGELEEILLTLNIKLSSLEKSKLILKTIKVRHNLTLEDEKDNIKKILKQFERHVKKYSKLKQNKLVAELEIWRNEVGIKLPGNLPVAASSSSRGDVEEDGAPQAKRGRKSKRLSDQPEKRTYNKILDDFVDIVEKHASEQGVDKSEYLKEVVQRCEKRWGKMEGVKLSTISVQEAIALIYNLDLSINKYQELRLELLPKLMLPTRNDVDTFKRTLLPKELSSDDKQTSSPVNNVIKDTVESLLDISEFCAENHSIHVEGKFGLDGSGNHNYRHQFSDPQDADLKGTNYICSFWCPLEIKDSKNQVIWTNPTPNSITFARPVILVKAKETRESVKEYFKATLSQLPKNETQPILSKNGLQIFVKTEISMVDGKMVDLLVGDSGAFCHYCKCSRSDANDLVCILHGFTIDKNYNDVLSTWRRLENGKILYKDTERHGQCHEPIVESDVKFFAILHQKLRALDHCLEFLYHIVGKQTHTWSEQDIKVKTALKKAKKKVIQNVSEKTGMLLDSSTSSGGNTNNGPLADRFFSPKERKSICSIILKTEDQDSFSTLLSKFNILLSINQHVDVSKKVDPDKVKEVGYGLMIFHKQTFPWAMLSPSVHQMCAHAWELFMLTGGSPIAKYSEQSSESWNKYIKAYKSGTSCKARQMSLQINTHDIYCRLMIRTHPIIASKKRLLQCGLCGKFGHTTRGCKNLLTDMGRSYESGAAKRNFLLKAECHGNSPTSANLANCRISKEAKILDFVHDSINKTQTLNEQSELNKDRVCFPIDLPLNRKSDPALWEILSTKDIQFWIENGPLKCQNADYDFKPSKMMYQGRNRYCSKGF; this is encoded by the exons atgttattgataaaaaaaggaGAATTAGAAGAAATTTTACTAACCTTGAACATCAAATTAAGTTCATTGGAAAAATCAaagctaattttaaaaacaatcaaagtGAGACATAATCTAACTTTAGAAGATGAAAAAGATAACATCAAGAAAATTCTAAAGCAATTTGAAAgacatgtaaaaaaatattcaaagttgaaacaaaataaacttgTGGCCGAATTGGAAATTTGGAGAAACGAAGTTGGGATAAAACTGCCTGGAAATCTACCTGTTGCAGCCTCATCATCATCCAGGGGTGATGTAGAAGAAGATGGAGCTCCACAAGCTAAAAGAGGACGGAAATCAAAAAGACTAAG TGATCAACCTGAAAAACGTACATACAACAAAATTCTGGATGATTTTGTGGACATTGTGGAAAAACATGCGAGTGAACAAGGTGTAGATAAATCAGAATACTTAAAAGAAGTTGTCCAAAGATGTGAAAAAAGATGGGGGAAGATGGAAGGAGTAAAACTTTCAACAATATCGGTACAGGAAGCAATTGCTTTAATTTACAACTTGGATCTATCCATAAATAAATATCAG GAACTGAGACTTGAGCTTCTCCCAAAACTAATGTTGCCAACAAGGAATGATGTAGATACCTTTAAACGTACTTTGCTACCAAAAGAATTAAGCAGTGACGACAAGCAAACTTCATCCCCTGTGAACAATGTTATCAAAGACACTGTTGAGTCTCTACTAGATATATCCGAGTTTTGTGCTGAAAATCATTCTATACATGTAGAGGGTAAATTTGGACTTGATGGGTCTGGAAATCACAATTATCGTCATCAGTTTTCCGATCCTCAAGATGCAGACTTAAAGGgaacaaattatatttgttcCTTTTGGTGTCCTCTTgaaattaaagattcaaaaaaccAAGTAATCTGGACTAATCCAACCCCTAACTCTATTACTTTTGCCAGGCCTGTTATTCTAGTGAAAGCAAAAGAAACTAGGGAGAGTGTTAAGGAGTATTTTAAAGCAACTCTGAGTCAACTGCCTAAAAATGAAACTCAGcctattctttcaaaaaatgggttacaaatatttgtaaaaacagaGATTAGTATGGTTGATGGCAAAATGGTAGACTTATTGGTGGGTGATTCTGGAGCTTTTTGTCACTACTGCAAATGTTCCAGAAGTGATGCCAATGACCTGGTATGTATACTACATGGGTTCACCATAgataaaaattacaatgatgTGCTCAGTACCTGGAGAAGACTAGAAAATGGCAAAATCTTGTACAAAGATACAGAAAGACATGGACAATGCCATGAACCTATAGTTGAAtcagatgtaaaattttttgccaTTCTGCATCAAAAGCTTCGTGCACTCGACCACTGTCTGGAATTTTTGTATCACATTGTGGGTAAACAAACCCATACATGGTCTGAGCAGGACATAAAGGTAAAAACTGCtctgaaaaaagcaaaaaaaaaagttattcaaaacgTAAGTGAAAAAACAGGAATGCTTCTTGATTCTTCTACTTCTAGTGGTGGTAACACTAACAATGGACCATTAGCAGATCGTTTTTTTAGTCCAAAAGAAAGAAAGTCAATCTGTTCCATAATTCTTAAAACAGAAGACCAAGATAGCTTCTCGACTTTGTTATCTAAGTTCAATATACTACTTAGCATTAATCAGCATGTTGATGTTAGCAAAAAAGTTGATCCTGATAAAGTTAAAGAAGTTGGTTATGGATTGATGATATTCCATAAACAGACATTTCCATGGGCTATGCTCAGCCCCAGCGTACATCAAATGTGTGCACATGCCTGGGAACTGTTTATGCTTACAGGTGGATCACCCATTGCTAAGTACTCCGAGCAGTCAAGCGAAAGTTGGAACAAATACATTAAGGCTTATAAATCAGGAACAAGTTGTAAAGCCAGACAGATGTCTTTGCAAATTAATACACATGACATTTACTGCAGACTGATGATAAGAACACATCCAATTATTGCCagtaaaaaaagacttttgcaaTGTGGATTATGTGGAAAATTCGGACATACCACAAGAGGGTGTAAA AACCTTTTAACAGATATGGGAAGAAGCTATGAAAGTGGAGCTgcaaaaagaaa ttttttattaaaagcagAATGTCATGGTAATTCACCTACTTCAGCTAATCTTGCAAACTGTCGCATAAGTAAAGAGGCAAAAATATTGGATTTTGTACATGACTCAATTAATAAAACCCAAACTTTAAATGAGCAATCAGAACTCAATAAGGATAGAGTATGTTTTCCTATCGATTTGCCATTGAATAGGAAAAGTGATCCAGCACTTTGGGAAATTCTTTCAACTAAAGATATACAATTTTGGATAGAGAACGGTCCGTTAAAATGTCAAAATGCAGATTATGACTTTAAACCCTCTAAAATGATGTATCAAGGTCGCAATCGATATTGCTCAAAAGGCTTTTAA